A stretch of DNA from Desulfobacterales bacterium:
AGAAAATTTTGATAACTGTCATATATCATATGTAACAGATACTGGTTTTTCTAAAATATTAGAGCATTCAGAGAATGTAGACAAGATTGAGGCCATTGACCGCCGTGGTTTTAAAGAAAAGAATAGATTTTTTTCAGCCTTATTTGGCGCTCTCAAACTCATTTGTCGCTTATATTTTCACCCCCAAAAAGAGTTTGATGTCGTATTTGATTTACAGGGATTTGGAGAAACAGCGATTCTATCATTTCTAACAGGTGCGCCTATCCGCGTTGGAAGAACAAAAGAATCTTTTTTAAGAAAAAAAATTTACAATTCTTTCATCAAAGCTAATTGGGAACTCGAACATAGAACACGATATTTTGTGAGAGCAGTATCAGAAGCCTGCGGTCATTCCGCACCAGAAATAATACCAGCGCCAACGTTTCCCAAGATAGCTACGAACAGGAAAATAAATCGACGGCTTGTTGGTTTTAATATTGGCTCCTCAACAGAATCAAGACGTTGGTCCGAAAGCAACTTCATTGAATTAGCAAAACGAATATCTAAAAGAGGATTTGAAATTCGTTTTTTCTTAGGGCCTCAAGACAAATTTTTAATACCGAAAATCAAAAATGTGTGCGATGAATATAATTGGGATTTATCATATGATGAAGACCTTAATATAATAAACACAATATCTGAGTGCCTAATACTCATATCAAACGATACCGGTCCAGGACATATAGCGGCGGCAATGGGTCTGCCAATCATTACTCTGTTTTCAACAACTGA
This window harbors:
- a CDS encoding glycosyltransferase family 9 protein; amino-acid sequence: MPKKFLVIRWSGMGDVVMTLPALKWLKENFDNCHISYVTDTGFSKILEHSENVDKIEAIDRRGFKEKNRFFSALFGALKLICRLYFHPQKEFDVVFDLQGFGETAILSFLTGAPIRVGRTKESFLRKKIYNSFIKANWELEHRTRYFVRAVSEACGHSAPEIIPAPTFPKIATNRKINRRLVGFNIGSSTESRRWSESNFIELAKRISKRGFEIRFFLGPQDKFLIPKIKNVCDEYNWDLSYDEDLNIINTISECLILISNDTGPGHIAAAMGLPIITLFSTTDPDNAKPLTDKAVWFRNENDINMITVSEVEKGFLELLNY